A stretch of Babesia bigemina genome assembly Bbig001, chromosome : III DNA encodes these proteins:
- a CDS encoding T-complex protein beta subunit, putative, with protein MASSQFYGEVTPEVLKGGAQEDKGETARMQYFIGSIAVGDLVKSTLGPKGMDKILQPMNMEGPRGENVITNDGATILKSVWLNNPAARILVDVSMQQDSTCGDGTTGVVVLAAELLRNAEKLIEQRIHPQIICLGYRRALQVARKRLEEITFSSVSNAEKFESDLFKIACTTLSSKLLRHEKEHFARLAVNALLRMNRDVKEHGGDLKDASSHINLSLIQVIKKPGGSLKDSYLEEGFILEKTIGVGQPKSMTDCKVLIANTPMDTDKVKIYGVKVNVDSFEAVSALEQSEKQKMKNKVDRILRHGCNVFINRQLIYNYPDQLFKEAGVMTIEHSDFDGMERLAKCLGGEIVSTFDTPEDVTLGRCDKIEEILVGEDKLIRFSGCARGGACSVILRGASSHVLDEAERSLHDALAVLSETISDGKVVCGGGCAELEMATAVFECAKTIEGKESLAVEAFGAALLKLPEYILSNGGYDAADVVSKLRAAHVSGNVHAGIDIERGDVGNMMELGIYESLKSKMSQVCLATEAAETIVRVDDIIKCAPRERQPGV; from the coding sequence ATGGCGTCGTCTCAGTTCTACGGGGAGGTGACTCCCGAGGTATTGAAGGGCGGAGCGCAAGAGGACAAAGGTGAGACGGCGCGTATGCAATACTTCATCGGTTCGATTGCCGTGGGCGACTTGGTGAAGAGCACCTTGGGTCCCAAGGGCATGGACAAGATTCTGCAGCCCATGAACATGGAGGGTCCCCGTGGGGAGAACGTGATCACTAACGACGGCGCGACGATTCTGAAGTCGGTGTGGCTGAACAACCCGGCTGCTCGTATCCTGGTGGATGTGTCGATGCAGCAGGATTCCACCTGCGGCGACGGCACCACTGGCGTTGTGGTTTTGGCCGCTGAGCTTTTGCGCAATGCCGAAAAACTGATCGAGCAACGCATCCACCCGCAGATCATTTGCCTGGGTTATCGCCGTGCTCTGCAGGTTGCTCGTAAGCGTCTGGAGGAGATTACCTTCTCCAGCGTCTCCAACGCGGAGAAATTCGAGTCCGACCTGTTCAAGATCGCCTGCACGACTCTATCGTCGAAGCTGCTTCGTCATGAGAAGGAGCATTTTGCGCGTTTGGCTGTGAACGCGTTGTTGCGCATGAACCGTGACGTGAAGGAGCACGGTGGCGACTTGAAGGATGCGTCATCTCACATCAATTTAAGTTTGATCCAAGTCATCAAGAAGCCTGGCGGTTCGCTCAAGGATTCCTACCTGGAGGAAGGCTTCATTTTGGAGAAGACGATCGGCGTCGGCCAGCCCAAGAGCATGACCGACTGCAAGGTGCTTATCGCTAACACCCCCATGGACACTGACAAGGTGAAGATCTACGGCGTTAAGGTGAATGTGGACAGCTTCGAAGCCGTGAGCGCTCTTGAGCAGAGCGAAAAGCAGAAGATGAAGAACAAAGTCGACCGCATCCTTCGGCACGGCTGCAACGTGTTCATCAATCGTCAACTGATTTACAACTACCCTGACCAACTGTTCAAAGAGGCTGGCGTGATGACGATTGAGCACTCCGACTTCGACGGCATGGAGCGTCTGGCTAAGTGTTTGGGCGGCGAGATCGTGAGCACCTTCGACACCCCTGAGGACGTGACCCTCGGCCGCTGTGACAAGATAGAAGAGATCCTGGTGGGTGAGGACAAGCTGATCCGTTTCAGCGGTTGCGCGCGCGGCGGCGCGTGCTCCGTGATACTTCGTGGAGCATCTTCCCACGTGCTTGATGAGGCGGAGCGCTCGCTTCACGACGCACTGGCCGTGCTCTCCGAGACCATCTCCGACGGCAAGGTGGtgtgcggcggcggctgcgcggagCTGGAGATGGCCACCGCCGTATTCGAGTGCGCCAAGACCATAGAGGGCAAGGAAAGCCTTGCCGTCGAGGCGTTCGGCGCGGCTCTGCTGAAGCTGCCCGAGTATATTCTGTCCAATGGCGGTTATGATGCGGCGGACGTTGTGAGCAAGCTGCGAGCCGCGCACGTGTCGGGCAACGTTCACGCCGGAATCGACATCGAGCGCGGTGACGTGGGCAACATGATGGAGCTGGGTATATACGAGAGCCTGAAATCGAAGATGTCACAGGTATGCCTTGCTACGGAGGCTGCTGAGACAATCGTGCGCGTGGACGACATAATTAAGTGCGCCCCCCGCGAGCGCCAGCCGGGCGTCTGA
- a CDS encoding adenylosuccinate lyase, putative, translating into MEAVVQGDHMFVSPLDTRYLRTSSEIATHLSEYALFRNRIIVEVSWLRFLVNEGVTPVSSLDESSESFLSEICRFEPIEMESIRQIDRKVNHDVKATEYYIRVGATLLFTSLLQEKMKASGIPQLESLEHWIHMFCTSEDINSPAYSMGIRDCMEQVIKPTLLRIIDALCSFSVENAGKAMLSRTHGQPASPTTIGKEIAVYVHRLSRQYKKYLTEVDYMAKFGGAVGNLNAHKFAFPQMNWQELAKRFIEKELHLVYQEYSTQIECHDFISELSDNLSRINTILKDLCVDMWLYISNDLIKLKGVQGEVGSSTMPHKINPIDWENAEGNLGIANSLFHFFSSKLPTSRMQRDLSDSTVLRNIGVAFSHTYLAYQSIIKALSRIATNEARALKELDDHWVVLSEPLQIHLRLSGVSSGYEEVLNRTRTGCVSKDEMKQILADFADGDARLESLTPSTYIGYAESLALGIKDRCAQL; encoded by the exons ATGGAGGCAGTTGTACAGGGTGATCATATGTTCGTGAGCCCACTGGACACGCGTTACCTTCGCACCTCTTCCGAAATTGCCACCCATTTGTCTGAATATGCGCTGTTCCGCAACCGCATCATCGTTGAAGTGTCGTGGTTGCGGTTTTTGGTAAATGAGGGGGTTACGCCGGTGTCTAGTTTGGACGAATCCTCGGAGT CCTTCCTATCCGAAATCTGCCGCTTTGAGCCTATTGAGATGGAATCTATTCGCCAAATAGACAGGAAGGTCAACCATGATGTGAAAGCCACTGAATATTACATTAGAGTTGGTGCCACCCTGCTATTTACATCACTGCTGCAGGAAAAAATGAAGGCAAGCGGGATTCCACAGTTAGAGTCGCTGGAGCACTGGATACATATGTTTTGCACAAGCGAGGATATAAATAGCCCCGCCTATTCCATGGGTATTCGCGACTGCATGGAGCAGGTGATTAAGCCGACATTGTTGCGCATAATCGATGCCCTATGCTCGTTCTCCGTTGAG AATGCCGGTAAAGCAATGTTATCGCGAACTCATGGCCAGCCCGCATCGCCCACTACAATAGGCAAGGAGATTGCGGTGTATGTGCATCGCTTGTCACGCCAATACAAGAAATACCTAACGGAG GTGGATTATATGGCAAAGTTTGGTGGTGCAGTTGGCAATTTGAATGCTCACAAATTTGCCTTTCCGCAAATGAACTGGCAGGAGCTGGCCAAGCGTTTCATAGAG AAGGAGCTGCACCTGGTATATCAAGAGTACTCCACACAGATTGAGTGCCACGACTTTATTTCGGAGTTGTCCGACAACCTGTCCCGAATCAATACAATTCTTAAGGACCTATGTGTAGACATGTGGTTGTACATCTCCAA CGACCTCATTAAACTGAAGGGAGTCCAGGGTGAGGTTGGGAGCAGCACTATGCCACACAAGATAAACCCGATTGACTGGGAGAATGCAGAAGGCAATCTCGGCATCGCGAATTCGCTTTTCCATTTCTTCAGTTCCAAGTTGCCGACTAGCCGCATGCAACGCGACCTATCAGATTCAACGGTTTTGCGCAACATAGGTGTGGCATTTTCTCATACGTACTTGGCATATCAGAGCATCATAAAGGCCCTGTCACGGATCGCCACAAATGAAGCCCGTGCTCTTAAAGAGTTGGATGATCATTGGGTGGTTTTATCGGAACCGCTGCAGATACATCTCCGGTTGTCCGGCGTGTCTTCTGGCTATGAAGAGGTGCTTAATCGTACCCGCACTGGGTGCGTGTCTAAGGATGAGATGAAGCAGATCCTCGCTGATTTTGCCGACGGAGATGCACGCCTGGAATCATTAACCCCGTCTACATACATCGGCTATGCTGAATCTTTAGCTTTGGGGATTAAGGACCGTTGTGCACAGCTTTGA
- a CDS encoding Peptidyl-tRNA hydrolase ICT1, mitochondrial — translation MLRAINDVLRISQRRIATGVPINKIKLTSSRSSGPGGQSVNKSETKVQARFNVEHDWWLPPEVRDKFRTPKIRQLHKNKITRTGDFVVESDEHSSQEQNRKACIEKIKAAIRQAEQYEPEEKLSFLEQIERDKTPKEIREYKQKRRESKRKLKQIGHKTMHDF, via the exons ATGTTAAGGGCGATAAAcgatgtgctgcgcatctCCCAACGAAGGATAGCCACGGGAGTGCCTATCAATAAAATCAAGCTGACGTCGTCGCGGTCTTCCGGGCCCGGCGGGCAGAGTGTAAACAAG TCGGAGACCAAGGTACAGGCGAGATTCAACGTCGAACACGATTGGTGGTTGCCCCCGGAAGTCAGAGACAAGTTCAG AACACCCAAAATCAGACAACTGCACAAAAACAAAATCACACGAACTGGCGACTTCGTCGTAGAGTCGGACG AACATTCAAGCCAGGAACAGAATAGAAAGGCCTGCATAGAGAAAATAAAGGCGGCAATACGCCAGGCGGAG CAATATGAACCCGAAGAAAAACTATCATTTCTAGAGCAGATAGAGCGCGACAAGACCCCGAAAGAG ATACGGGAGTACAAGCAAAAACGAAGAGAGAGCAAACGCAAACTCAAGCAAATCGGGCATAAAACCATGCACGATTTTTGA
- a CDS encoding Rab1b, putative, which translates to MKEYDHLFKIIIIGDSGAGKSSLLLRFAVSPSTHRHIAMQDDTYSESYMSTIGVDFKIKTVKIDNATIKLQIWDTAGQERFRTITSTYYRGAHGIITVYDVTSRVSFESVKKTWLTDIEKYSNANITKILIGNKIDLEDQRAVTTDEAREFATQHNMDYIEASAKTAQNVEKAFESIARTLKDKATRCTTTAPTPNTFNLGSTTRVAANRNIVSDKCQEVPVLGPMAAPLNKCA; encoded by the exons ATGAAGGAGTACGATCATTTGTTCAAAATTATCATCATTGGTGATAGTGGCGCAGGGAAGTCCTCCCTGCTCCTTCGCTTCGCTGTAAGTCCAAGTACACATCGCCATATCGCTATGCAGGATGACACTTACAGCGAGTCGTACATGAGCACCATAGGCGTTGATTTCAAAATCAAAACTGTCAAAATCGACAATGCCACAATCAAACTGCAAATC TGGGACACGGCAGGGCAGGAGCGATTCAGGACCATTACGTCGACCTACTACCGTGGAGCTCACGGCATCATCACGGTATACGATGTCACGAGTCGAGTTTCCTTCGAGAGTGTCAAGAAGACCTGGCTCACTGATATTGAAAA ATACTCGAACGCCAACATCACCAAAATCCTTATTGGAAACAAAATCGATCTAGAGGACCAGCGCGCAGTCACTACCGACGAGGCGCGTGAATTTGCTACGCAGCATAATATGGACTACATTGAGGCATCAGCCAAGACGGCGCAAAATGTTGAAAAG GCGTTCGAGTCAATCGCCAGGACGCTGAAAGATAAAGCAACAAGATGCACCACAACCGCGCCTACTCCAAACACCTTCAACCTAGGCAGCACCACCCGTGTCGCCGCAAACAGAAACATAGTTTCTGACAAATGCCAGGAAGTGCCCGTTCTCGGACCCATGGCCGCACCCCTCAACAAGTGCGCATGA
- a CDS encoding membrane protein, putative — translation MGFLIHLCRFVGVVSGFVVPVIAGLYAASVGNIKQANYFLRALIFWVILDRIFSPVLFAVLGIVSRLLWPLAFSIISVALVVPRTRVLEYGDKCTVMAIKKGKQHSATNAVCATLAVLRKHVENIVMPLLGASNHNGEKQE, via the coding sequence ATGGGtttccttatccacctctGTCGTTTCGTGGGAGTGGTCAGCGGATTCGTTGTCCCTGTCATTGCAGGGCTGTACGCCGCATCCGTGGGAAACATCAAGCAGGCGAACTACTTCCTGCGTGCCCTTATTTTTTGGGTAATTCTGGATCGCATATTCTCTCCGGTGCTATTTGCCGTACTAGGGATTGTATCTAGGCTGCTCTGGCCGTTGGCATTCAGCATCATCTCCGTCGCGCTCGTCGTGCCGCGCACGCGTGTGCTGGAGTACGGGGACAAGTGTACAGTAATGGCTATTAAGAAAGGCAAGCAACACAGTGCAACTAACGCAGTCTGCGCTACACTCGCCGTGCTAAGGAAGCACGTAGAGAACATCGTCATGCCACTACTCGGCGCTTCGAATCACAACGGCGAAAAGCAAGAGTGA
- a CDS encoding Ribosomal protein S16, putative — protein MLRITRLFAHAIGQNKKVLSIDEALYLAKDAGFATKAEIQKLIVASPPFSPDKSPFLISNFFNEKRGCQTFDEDIEEAKDQSTQIDRIISSQQLPEISQIDHILAEKTNPGSTNFFWNQGERWKVRADGFGTCMRSTTHLIIQRGRGIVKVNGEEDLYKRWPIFYNRMDVLEPLYLAGCCGVYDVFIETRGGGITGQSRSARLALARALVSANPSVKYALEAALYEDTRQKMPKMPGRTGARSLRKWRKR, from the exons ATGTTACGGATCACGAGATTGTTTGCCCACGCAATTGGCCAAAACAAGAAGGTTTTGTCCATTGATGAG GCATTGTACCTGGCGAAGGACGCTGGATTTGCAACAAAAGCCGAAATCCAGAAACTCATAGTTGCTTCGCCTCCATTCTCGCCG GACAAATCGCCATTCCTCATCTCTAATTTTTTCAACGAAAAACGTGGATGTCAGACATTCGATGAGGACATCGAGGAGGCAAAGGATCAATCCACCCAAATAGATCGCATTATATCATCGCAACAGTTGCCCGAGATCTCGCAAATTGATCATATTCTAGCAGAAAAGACTAACCCCGGGTCCACTAAT TTCTTCTGGAACCAAGGAGAAAGGTGGAAAGTACGAGCAGATGGATTTGGGACGTGTATGCGCTCTACAACCCATCTTATAATACAACGGGGTAGAGGAATTGTAAAAGTCAACGGCGAAGAGGACCTGTATAAACGCTGGCCGATTTTTTATAACAG AATGGACGTGTTAGAACCGCTGTATTTAGCAGGATGCTGTGGAGTGTATGACGTTTTTATAGAAACGAGAGGAGGCGGCATTACGGGTCAGTCCCGATCAGCGAGGCTTGCCCTTGCACGGGCCCTAGTCAGTGCAAATCCCTCTGTCAAATATGCACTTGAAG CGGCACTATACGAAGACACCAGGCAAAAAATGCCAAAGATGCCCGGGAGAACCGGTGCCAGGTCTTTGAGGAAGTGGAGGAAGAGATGA
- a CDS encoding membrane protein, putative: protein MAVCYRTLHATLLATLTFHLFCASVLIPSSVATSVPLSTTSPAVRFMGVGGIGVDEPYPDVRVFAYTPRGSFNPSSAAVTEAGKFSFVFV from the exons ATGGCCGTCTGCTATCGCACACTCCATGCCACATTATTAGCCACGCTAACATTCCATTTATTCTGTGCATCTGTTTTAATACCGTCCTCCGTAGCAACAAGTGTGCCGTTGTCTACGACATCGCCCGCAGTTCGTTTTATGGGCGTTGGTGGTATAGGTGTAGACGAG CCATACCCTGATGTGCGTGTATTCGCGTACACCCCTCGTGGATCCTTCAACCCATCCTCCGCT GCTGTTACAGAGGCAGGTAAATTTTCATTCGTTTTCGTTTAA
- a CDS encoding ESF1 homolog, whose protein sequence is MEQDERFVPTVRFKRAPKEVKPRSDARFARLFESDEGPRKGGHKIDPFGRPLGDAYDEDVSSSDDESEESVEQLAADSTTEAEEKKDDIEYGEASNRLAVVGCDWDNINASDLFVLFETMYRSITSNHTGCVRRAAVYLSDFGKERLEHENLHGPSLQSSEDLRDEELDETARQEALRKYQAERARYYYGIVEFESEEQAKLLYDEMDGIEADFAFSGLDLRFVPSEIAFEREPTSECFEIPSNYEPPLASTSAFRHSRVECKWDMPSMKRFKTLTKKFKEQDIESLELQEYLASDDDEVDVSKYKSLLTDKPEPSEPVKTEDGRVKTKVGKYTISFGAPEGIPDLAEIDLVSKKTRKTKTKSKRDRESADLEADDVRDFDARKPQEQQPGFQGEFEDRRFNRVLKDPDFAIDTRHPKYRVRACAFCNDVVSEHGFQQESAAQEVGVKTFAMSLNFDTSLLRRFLLAGGDGTAAEELLRNVSVEEIVLGLSQLGDECFPGSYDEESDVASSASDQYLGILLVRTLDKLLTKHRTVTLLQNQQVAELLSQRIPSSAYPVRRLFASKCELYFSETGVGSEFLEDVLWRLLLDPEYRIFEHCSRAICAVNNNSRHITASQLLRRRPGFLDDKRLETIRGAMCNADSDSIISVRMAEFCAYIGGASDAVFKTLLDAGLCRALLDLYMSADSLVKLNILELLDRSSVFVSRLLASNTITHDFIAYAISVTTDEGDSYDNVLLAPYLLRMMLSMLPHENILTSEDCKSLSRAVSGVIMEGNAQKASPLFLCAVQNFGALYLLGHMSAEVCRNLEGKVNSTVDDRVVSSAVATLDVMCEADLESDRFAFLRDMTRCVVAALSRFPFSDVRETAYRYLLKAIKFDEVARDLLDHESKTRLFSSEENLHANTVAKKQLTRQLVKRFDELSSGSASPMGDGGIAMLRKYASS, encoded by the exons ATGGAACAGGACGAGCGTTTCGTTCCCACCGTTCGCTTCAAGCGCGCCCCTAAGGAGGTTAAGCCACGTTCAGACGCTCGTTTCGCTCGTCTGTTTGAGTCGGACGAGGGTCCTCGTAAGGGCGGCCATAAGATCGACCCTTTCGGCCGACCTCTAG GGGATGCGTATGACGAGGATGTGTCCTCTAGTGACGACGAATCCGAGGAGTCCGTAGAGCAGCTCGCTGCCGACTCCACTACCGAGGCTGAGGAGAAGAAAGACGACATAGAATAC GGTGAAGCTAGTAACCGTCTCGCGGTTGTCGGCTGCGATTGGGACAACATCAATGCGTCAGACTTGTTTGTCTTATTCGAGACTATGTACCGCTCCATAACGTCAAACCACACAGGTTGCGTGCGTCGCGCAGCTGTGTACCTCTCTGACTTTGGCAAGGAACGCTTGGAGCACGAGAATCTGCACGGTCCGTCGCTG CAATCTAGCGAGGACTTACGTGACGAAGAGCTCGATGAAACTGCTCGTCAGGAGGCTCTACGTAAGTACCAGGCCGAGCGCGCACGCTACTACTACGGCATCGTCGAATTCGAAAGCGAGGAACAGGCGAAGCTGCTGTACGACGAGATGGACGGCATTGAGGCCGATTTCGCGTTTTCCGGTTTGGATCTCCGTTTCGTGCCATCCGAAATTGCGTTTGAGCGGGAGCCGACATCGGAATGCTTCGAAATTCCGAGTAACTACGAGCCTCCCCTGGCGAGCACTTCTGCATTTCGCCACTCCCGCGTGGAGTGCAAGTGGGACATGCCGTCGATGAAGCGCTTTAAGACGCTGACTAAGAA GTTCAAGGAACAGGACATCGAGTCCCTCGAGCTGCAGGAGTACCTGGCAtctgacgatgatgaggtcgACGTTTCTAAATACAAGTCACTTCTGACTGACAAGCCCGAGCCCTCGGAACCCGTTAAGACAGAGGACGGCAGGGTGAAAACCAAGGTCGGGAAGTACACGATATCGTTCGGGGCGCCGGAAGGCATCCCCGATTTGGCTGAGATCGATTTGGTCAGCAAAAAGACCCGTAAGACGAAGACGAAGTCCAAGCGCGACCGTGAAAGTGCCGACTTGGAAGCTGATGAC GTGCGTGACTTCGACGCCCGTAAACCGCAGGAGCAGCAGCCCGGCTTCCAG GGTGAATTTGAGGACCGTCGCTTTAACCGCGTGCTGAAGGATCCTGATTTCGCAATAGACACTCGCCACCCGAAGTATCGCGTACGTGCCTGCGCGTTTTGTAATGACGTCGTGTCAGAACACGGATTTCAACAAGAATCTGCTGCGCAAGAAGTCGGAGTTAAAACGTTCGCAATGAGCCTAAATTTCGACACGTCGCTGTTGCGCCGTTTTCTGTTGGCG GGCGGCGACGGCACCGCTGCCGAGGAGCTTTTGCGCAAC GTGTCTGTAGAAGAGATAGTGCTCGGCCTGTCCCAGCTGGGTGACGAGTGCTTCCCCGGTAGTTACGATGAGGAGAGCGACGTCGCCTCCAGTGCAAGCGATCAGTACCTGGGCATTCTCCTGGTGCGCACTTTGGATAaactgctgaccaagcacagGACCGTAACGCTTTTGCAGAACCAGCAG GTCGCCGAATTATTATCGCAACGCATTCCGTCCAGTGCGTACCCCGTGCGCCGGCTATTCGCGTCCAAATGTGAACTTTATTTCAGCGAAACCG GCGTTGGCAGCGAGTTTCTGGAGGACGTGCTTTGGAGGCTCTTGTTGGACCCAGAGTATCGCATTTTCGAGCACTGCTCACGGGCTATATGTGCGGTAAATAACAATAGCAGACATATTACAGCTTCTCAGCTACTGAGGCGTCGTCCGGGCTTCCTGGACGATAAACGTCTGGAGACGATTCGTGGCGCTATGTGCAATGCCGATTCTGACAGCATCATATCCGTGCGAATGGCCGAGTTTTGCGCGTATATTGGCGGCGCATCAGATGCGGTCTTTAAAACACTCCTGGATGCCGGTTTGTGCCGCGCCTTGCTGGACTTGTACATGTCTGCCGACAGTTTGGTCAAGCTCAACATTTTGGAGCTTCTGGACCGCAGCTCAGTATTCGTTTCCCGACTCTTGGCGTCTAACACCATTACGCACGATTTCATCGCGTATGCGATTTCAGTGACGACCGACGAGGGCGATTCTTACGACAACGTCCTGCTAGCTCCGTATCTGTTGAGGATGATGCTGTCGATGCTGCCGCATGAGAACATCCTGACGTCCGAAGACTGCAAATCTCTGAGCAGGGCCGTATCAGGCGTCATAATGGAAGGAAACGCACAAAAAGCGTCGCCTCTTTTTCTATGTGCAGTTCAGAACTTCGGCGCGCTCTACCTCCTGGGCCACATGTCGGCAGAGGTTTGTCGCAATTTGGAGGGCAAGGTTAACTCAACGGTTGACGATCGCGTGGTGTCGTCGGCAGTTGCAACTCTGGATGTCATGTGCGAGGCAGACCTGGAGAGCGACAGATTCGCATTCTTGCGCGATATGACTCGATGTGTCGTCGCGGCTCTGTCACGCTTCCCCTTTTCTGACGTACGCGAAACTGCATACAGATACTTGTTGAAAGCCATAAAGTTTGACGAAGTGGCGCGTGACCTGCTGGATCACGAATCGAAGACGCGCCTGTTTAGCAGTGAGGAAAACCTGCACGCGAACACCGTTGCGAAGAAGCAGCTAACCAGACAACTGGTGAAACGATTTGATGAGCTCAGCAGCGGATCTGCCAGTCCCATGGGCGATGGAGGCATCGCCATGCTGCGCAAATACGCCAGCAGTTGA